The nucleotide sequence CTCTTTGGAGAATTTCATCTTCGATCTCTTCAATAACAATAAGCAAATCCCCCGCTACACCTCCAGGTATTTCATTCCCTTTTCCAGAAAGGCTCAACTGCATACCATCAGCTACGCCACCTGGAATATTGATAGGAATAACTTCTTCTTTAAGTAATAAACCATTGGCATCCGCATTCTCAGGCTTTTTATCAATAATCTGTCCACTCCCTCCGCAGCTTGGACAAGCACTTGCTGAAACCATTTGGCCCAGCATGGTATTCACTACTTTCTTTACCTGTCCGGATCCTTGACATGTTGAGCAAGTTTTGAAACTTACCCCGTCAGCAACAACATGGCGTTTGACTTTGATTTTCTTTTCTACTCCGTGGGCCACCTCTTTCAGGTTAACCTTAAGCTTTACACGCAAGTTGGTCCCTTTTCTTACCCTTCGGCCACCTCTACTTCCGCCACCGAAAAAGGAATCGAATCCACCTCCACCTCCGAAGATGTCGCCAAATTGAGAGAAGATATCATCCATGTTCATACCTCCTCCACCAAAACCGCCATTACCGCTGACACCTTGGTGGCCAAAGCGGTCATATCGATCCTTCTTCTCTGGATTACTTAATACCTCATAGGCCTCCGCTGCTTCCTTAAACTTTTCCTCAGCAGTATGATCATCCGGATTCTTGTCAGGGTGATACTTGATGGCCATTTTCCTGTAAGCCTTCTTTATTTCACCCTCACTTGCATCTTTTGAAATTCCTAATACTTCGTAATAGTCTCTTTTTGCCATAACTAATTAAGATCCAATGACTACCTTGGCATACCTAACTACTTTTTCGCCAAGCATATAGCCTTTTTCCACCACATCGATTACTTTACCCTTAAGATCCTCAGATGGAGCCGGTATTTGGGTAATGGCTTCCTGCTTATCCGCATCAAAGTCTTTACCGATTACATCTTCCATTTGAGTCAAGCCCTTCGCCTCAAGTACTTTGGTCAACTTATGATAGATCAATAAACTTCCTTCCAGAACTTTTTGATTCCCAGTCTCGCTCTCTTCGGCTTTGATGGCTCTTTCAAAATCATCCACCACAGTAATCAAATCCTTCAAAACGTCCTCTGAGGCTGTTTTGATCAAATCCAACCTCTCTTTAGAAGTCCTTCTTCTGTAGTTTTCAAATTCTGAGTATAACCTCAGGTATTTATCTTTTAATTCTTGATTCTCTGCTTTCAACTTATCTTCTTCTGACAATTCTTCAGTAGCTGCTTTCTCGTCAGATACTTTCTCCTCTTGGCTTTCAGCACCATTTTCTTGCTTTAGTGCTTGATCTTCTGATTCCACTGGCTCTTCGGTCGCTGCTTTATCCTTATTCATACCTTATTTAACTATATTTTCTATTATCCTAAATGAAATACAAAATTAATTCACTCTAGTCTGCAACAACAATTAGTTTGCCACAATGGTTTTCCTGACAAACTGGCATTAAGCAATTATTGCACTGTAAATTAGGTCTTTGAGTTTTTCTAGATTATGCTGGCTTACAGACGAAATAAACAAATATGGCACATCTTCCGGCACATCTGATTTCATCTCCTCCATCAACTCCTCATCCAACATATCAGATTTAGAAATAGCCAAAATTCTCCTTTTGTCCAGTAATTCAGGATTATATTCCTTTAATTCATTCAACAACACATGATACTGTTCCTTGATACTATCTGCATCCGAAGGAATCAAAAACAGAAGGATGGAGTTTCGTTCAATATGTCTTAAAAACCGCAGTCCCAACCCCCTTCCTTCAGCCGCGCCTTCTATTATCCCCGGGATATCCGCCATCACAAAAGACCTGTCATCTCTATAGCTTACCACTCCAAGATTGGGGACCAAGGTAGTAAACGGATAATCGCCTATTTCGGGCTTAGCAGCTGAGATACTTGACAGTAATGTGGATTTACCAGCATTGGGAAAACCAACAAGACCAACATCTGCCAATAGCTTTAGCTCAAGGATAATCCATTCTTCTATCCCTTCTTCTCCAGGCTGGGCATAGTGGGGAGCCTGATTAGTGGAAGTCTTAAAATGATCATTTCCTAAGCCACCTCGTCCACCCTTGGTCAATATCACCTCTTGACCATCCTCTGTGATCTCAAAGCGAACTTCTTTGGTTTCAGCATCTTTGGCAACAGTACCCAGTGGAACTTCCAGAATAATATCACCGCCGTCTTTCCCTTTCCTTCTTCCTCCTTCACCTCCTTTACCATTTTGGGCAATCACGTGCTTCTTATATTTAAGGTGTAAAAGAGTCCATAACTGGGCATTCCCCCTCAAAATTATGTGCCCACCTCTACCTCCATCACCTCCATCAGGACCTCCTTTGGGCACATGTTTCTCACGCCTAAAATGGGCAGAACCAGCCCCTCCTGCACCCGAACGGGAACAAAACTTCACATAATCAATAAAATTAGAATCTGCCACGGCTATATTTATTATTTCATCCCTAAACAAAATTGGCTAAGAAAAATTCTTAGCCAACCATTAAATCTTCTGCAAAGATACTATTTATTTCCTAGATTAATACTTATCTATTTCTGCACAAATTTTCTCGAAGATGACTTCTATCCCTCCCACTCCATGAATAGTGGATAGTTTACCCTGCTTTTCATAATAATCCGCCACAGGAAGGGTTTCATCTTTGTACACCTTGATCCTGGTATTGATCTTTTCCTCATCCTGATCGTCCACACGACCTGAAGTTTTACCTCTATGTCGAATTCTTTCTTTCAGCTCTTCCTCAGGAACATCCAAGGCGATCATTCCAGAAATAGCCTCTCCTTTATCTTCCAATAATTTGTCCAATGCCTCTGCCTGGGCTACAGTCCTCGGAAAACCATCCAAGATAAACCCATTTGCATTTTCAGTAGTTTTGAACTTATCATCCACCATCCCAATCACTACTTCATCAGGAACCAATCTTCCTTCGTCCATATATTTCTGAGCGAGCTTACCCAACTCGGTACCTTCACCAAGGTGCTTTCTAAACAAATCTCCAGTAGAAATATGAACAAGGTTGTACTTGGAGATTAACTTTTCACTTTGTGTCCCTTTGCCTGCACCAGGAGGTCCAAATAAAACTATATTTAGCATAATATGAATATTGTTTGTGCTGTGATCCCCATGCTATTTGGGTCACTTAAGTTGATATATTTCTTTTAAATTCCTACCGAAACCATCATAATCCAACCCATAACCTACCACAAATTTGTCAGGGATCTCAAACCCTACATAATCAAGCATGACTGGCTTTTTCAAAGCAGCTGGCTTAAAGAGCAAACTCACAACTGAAATACTTGCAGGCCCTTTTTCGGAAATCGTTTCTAACAAATGCGTCATACTAACTCCCGTATCTACGATATCCTCCACCACAATCACTTCCCTGCCTTTAATCTCCTCAGACACCCCTATCAATTCCCTTACCTTCCCAGTGGAATTCATGGCCTGATATGATGAAATTTTAATAAAGGACATTTGTAGTGGGATATCCACCTTCTTCATCAAATCCGAGACAAACATAAAAGCCCCATTCAACACCCCCAACACCAATGGGTTTCTCCCCCTGTAATCCTTGGATATGTCTTTGGCTATACAATTAATCCTTTCATCCAACTCTTCAGCAGAGATAAACGGGGTGAATTCTTTATCCTTTACCTTCATCATTAATAATAAAAAAGCCCTAAAACTAGGGCGATACAAATATAGAAAATTTTAGCCTCACCTTCCTAATTTGGAAGCCAAAGACTTAAAGGTGAGTCATTAGGTATTTGTAGAGATCTATCATTGCTGCCAAATCTTTAAGAGACACCTTTTCATATGGGGTATGAACATTATCCTCAGGAGCCCCTATAAAACACCAGTCTACAGGATACGGACTCATTTGAATTTCCCTTCCATCACTTCCCCCGGCCCCTTCCACCTCTATTTGAAAGGGAACGCCACTTCTCTGCGCCAGTGCAACGATCTTGTCTGTAAAGACCTTCCTTGGAATAAATTTATCCCTTAACGAAATCGCAACGCCCTCATGATGCTTTACACCCTCGGTCACCCAAGTTATATCGGATATCAACGCTTGTCGTACCTCCCACTTTTCATAAATATATTTGATCAAAAAGGGAACACTCCCCCCTCCATGTTCTTCATAAGTGGAAAAAACAATCACGCCATTTTCCAGATCCTCACAAATTTTGAGTGCATTGTACACCCCGAGCCTATTATCCAAATATGCTGCTTGAATAAATTCTTCATTTAAAACAACATTTTGTTTAAAAGACAAATTGGTACCTGGAATAATCCCACGTTTAAAGTCATGTATCAAAAAGTCATCAACAATTTTTACCTTGCATTCTATTGGGCCTAAAGCATCCTCACCCACCAATTCATCACCATCATTTACATCTGGTCCACCTATCGCAACCAACTGATTATCATACCTTGATGTAAAACCAATGGTATCAATATGCGCAAATACGGCTGTCCTAGGCGATCCAAACTTGAGTATAATATTATCTTGAAATATTCCACCATGATAGACTTCTGGCTGAACTTTCCACTCAGCTTTTCGTTCAAGTACATAATCAACAATAAATGCAGAAAGCTCATATTCGTCTCCTGACACACCTCTTTTTTGGAGGATTTCGAGTAAAATATCCAATGTTGGCATAGTTTATGAGTAAATTATTTTGCAAATTTCAGACTTAATAGCTAAAAACAAATAGTCAAAAGTTTATAGTTATTGAATAAAAAATATACATTTGCATTACAGTTAATAGTTACTAAGTTTGGATTTAAATTAATTAAACACTTAATTTTGGAAAAAATTTTTTTTTAATCATGAAAAAATTATTACTATCAACATTAATGGCTGGTGCCTTAGCAGTTGGAGCTAATGCACAGAATGACTTCAACAAGTGGTCAATCGACGTTAATGGTGGGTTTAATAAACCAATGGCTCCAATTACGCCAGGTTATTATTCTCCATCTTTGAATCTTGGACATGCTGACCTTGGCGTTAGATACATGTTCAATGAGAAATTTGGTGCTAAACTTGATTACGGATTTGGTAAGTATCAAGAAGCTGACGGGACTCCCGAATTTGAGACCAATTACTACAGAGTGAACCTTCAAGGTGTTGCTAACCTTGGTAGAATCATGAACTTTGAGACTTTCTCAAGAAGCATTGGTTTATTGGGTCATTTTGGAGCTGGTTTCGGAAGAGTGACTCCTCAATCTAATACTTGGGCCGATTTTGAGGATAATGTTTATAACTTTATCACAGGATTGACAGCACAAGTAAAACTTGGTAACAGAGTAGCACTTAATGGTGACATCAGTACCGTTATTGCTGGTCGTCAAGATGTAGCTTTTGATGGAGCTTCTTCTATCAATGCCGGAACTGAGAATGGTTACTATGGTGCCAATGCAGTTTCTTGGACTGGTACACTTGGTCTTTCTTTCTACCTTGGTGGTCACAGCACTCATGCTGACTGGTACATCAGAGATGACAAGTATGCTACCAAAGACGAATTGGAAAGCCAAATCGGAGAGATCAAAGACATGTTGAAAGACTCTGACGGTGATGGTGTACCTGATTACCTAGACAAAGAGCCTAACACTCCTGCTGGAGCAAGAGTTGATTCTCACGGTAGAACTTTAGACTCTGATGGTGACGGTATTCCTGATCATTCTGACGAATGTGCTTTCGTTCCTGGTCCTGCATCTAACAACGGTTGCCCTGTAGAAGATGTTGAAGAAGAAGACTTCTTCAAGAAAGCTATCAACGAAGGTTATGTAAATGTTTACTATGCTTTCGATAGTGCTAAACCACTTGGTTATTCTTCATCTTCAGTTAACTATGTAGCTAATTTCTTGAAGAGAAACCCTGGCGTTAACGTAGAAGTTAAAGGTTATGCTGATGAAATTGGACCAGAAGATTACAACATCAAATTGTCTGAAAGAAGAGCTAAAGCCGTTTACGATCTATTAATCGCTGCCGGTATCGACGCTTCTAGAATTTCTTACAAAGGATACGGTGAAGATACTAGCGTAGACAAGCAATCTAAAGATGCTCGTCAGTTGGCTAGAAGAGCTTCATTCGAAGTTCAATAAGCTTCAAAACACATAAATTTAAAAACCGACCTTTACAGGTCGGTTTTTTTTTGCTTAACTTTGTCCTACCATGTTTATACTGAACAATTACGATTCCATAGCGCATCAATTTTTAGAGGGACTTAGAGATATAACTGTCCAAAAGGATAGACTAAAATTCCGTAGCAATCTTGAGAGACTTGGCCAAATATTAGCTTATGAGATTTCCAAGAGTTTAAACTATGAGCAACACACCATTAGGACGCCTTTGGCTGAAACCATAAGTAAAAAGCTGCAATCCCAACCTGTACTGATTTCTATCCTTAGAGCCGCCATGCCTTTTTATAATGGTTTCCTTAACTATTTTGATGAGGCTGACAGTGGCTTTATTGGCGCATATAGAAGAGAAGATGCTGGAGATGAGGTGAGCATTGAATTTAACTATCTCGCCGTACCATCTTTAGAGGAAAAAGAGGTAATCATAATCGATCCTATGTTAGCCACTGGGAAATCCTTAATCACTACAATTAATCATTTGCAAAGACATGGAAAACCTAAAAAATTCCATATTGCAGCAGCCATTGCAGCTCCAGAAGGTATAGAATACATCAATAAAAACCTCAATCAGCCCTTTGAACTTTGGATAGGAGCTTTGGATGAAAAGCTCAATGACAAAGCTTATATCGTCCCGGGACTTGGTGACGCTGGTGACCTCAGTTTCGGACCTAAATTATAGTATAATAGTGATCTACTTTTTATTGATTATCGGATTTGTCATATTATTGACAGGAGGACAAATACTAGTAAACGGAGCTTCGGCCATTGCTGCCAAACTAGGGCTTAGCCCAAGCCTCATCGGCATGACCATAGTGGCCTTTGGCACCTCTGCTCCTGAGCTCTTAGTAAGTATTACAGCTGCTTTAAAAGGCACCAATGATATTGCTATTGGAAATGTGGTTGGTTCCAATATTTCTAATATCACATTGGTACTCGGAACCACCGCGATCATATATCCTATTTTATTAAAATCCAATACACTAAAATGGGATTTTAGTTTTACTTTAATCTCCGCCATACTTTTCTATCTACTCTCACTCAATAATATCGTCAGCACTATTGAGGGAATTATTCTTTTTGGTTTATTAATTCTTGTCAATTGGTTTCTCTTCAAAAAGGTAGATCATGATTTAGAGGAATTTGGTAATGACGATGCTGAAGAAATTAAAAAAGAACCCCTATTCAAAGCCGTTATTTGGGTTCTAGCAGGTATTGTAGGCTTATATTATGGCTCTGAATTACTGGTCAATAATTCCATTACCTTAGCAAAGGAATACGGAATCAGCGAACGGATAATTGGAGTAACCATCATTGCAATTGGCACAAGCCTACCGGAACTTGCGACTTCAGTTTTGGCAGCCATAAAAAAAGAAACAGATATAGCACTTGGTAATATTTTAGGCAGTAATTTGCAGAACATTCTATCCATAATAGGTGTTACTTCTATTATAAAGCCCATTGAAGTAAGTGAGCTTTTTCTAAAAAGTGATTTCCTTTGGATGATAGGATTCACCCTTCTGCTTTTTCCTTTGATGCGATCAGGATATAAAATAAGTCGAGGAGAAGGTGTCTTGTTACTGGGAGCTTATGCTGTCTATTTAATATTTCTACTATAATGATTGAGTACATTTTACAGTTTTTGGCCATATATATTGTCTGCCTGTTTAAGTTTATAGGCGGACCGGTACTAGGTACCGCCGCCAATTACACCGTACTGGAAATTGTATTTGTAACTGTCTCAGGAATGATGACCAGTGTATTGGTATTTACATTTTTGGGAGAATGGATCAAGGAAAAATGGGCAACTAAGTCTCAAAAAAAAAGCAAGAAATTTTCCTCCAAAAATCGGAAAATCATTCAAATTTGGCAGAAATTTGGAGCGTGGGGCGTTGCTGCAATCACCCCACTAATTCTCACTCCAATTGGCGGTACTATAGTTATGACATCCTTTGGTGTAAAGAGGAGAAGGATCTTTTCTTATATGCTCGTCAGTGCCATTTGTTGGTCCTTATTCTTTGGCTTGACCATTAATCGACTTATGGCCATTCCGTTTTTAAATAATTTAATCGGATGATTCATCATCAGGTAATATTTCAATATCATTGATCAGCACCTTCTTGGCCACACTTTTACCTGTAAGGGTTGCGGCCAAGCCTCCCAAAGCCGTTTCTTTATATTTATTTTCCATGCTAGCTCCCACTTCACCCATTGCCTCTACACATTCATCTACAGGGATAACCCCACTCACATTCGCCAAAGCAATTTGAGCAGAGCTATTGGCGATCGCTGCCGCACTGGCATTCCTTACTACGCATGGTACTTCCACCAAACCTGCTACAGGATCACAAACCAGACCCAAGGTACATTGAATGGTAATCGCTACTGCGTTAAACACCTGATCAATATCACCACCTAAACAATAAACCATTGCTCCTGAAGCCATAGCTGCGGCTGAACCTGTTTCAGCTTGACAACCTCCAACAGCTCCAGCAAGACTAGCATTTTGTTCTATCACTAAGGCAATTCCAGCACCTACCAGAAGCCCCTCCAAAATTTTCTTATCCTCCAGCTGATGGATTTCCTGAAGCGTATATAAAGTTCCTGGCAATATGCCTGAAGCCCCGGCAGTAGGCGCTGCTACCACCCTGCCCATACAACTATTGACTTCTTTAGCCGCAAGGGCCCTTGAGACCAACTTTTGAAACTCAGGGGACAATACTGCCAAAGGGTGATTATATACTTTCTTCGCACCATCATTGATCATCCCTGACCTGGATTTCATTTCATCTTTTAACCCAGTATTGACAGCCTCCTTCATTACCGAAAATGCATTCTGTAAACCAGACCAAATTTCTTCCTCTGACTTATCACCTTGGTCCATTTCGTACTCTAAGACCGGCTCAAACAACTTCTGTTTTCTATCTTCACAATAGACCTTCCATCCTTTAAAATTCTCAAATAAATAACTCATTCTACTCGGGTTTATATTTAGAACAAATTTGGTAATTGAAGCGCATAAAACAAACAAGTCAGACCTTTATACGATAATAAAAAAAGCCTTTTGGAATGATCCCAAAAGGCTTTGACAACTATACTGAATAATAGTTTAATTGATTGCAGTCACTTTCGCCTTAAATAATACCGGTTCAAATGGTTTAACTATACTAGTCAAATAGCCTAGCTCAAAGTATTCATCTCTAATTTCCAATGGAATAACTTGAGCTGTGCCTTCATATGCTTGACTTGACGGCGCAATAACCTCTACTTCTGCATCCTTATGTAAATCATTGAGTCCGATATTTAAGAAGCCCATATTATCAGTGTGCCCTAAAGTTGTGCTTATTGGATTGCTTTCCACTTTTGAGAAGGGATCCTCTTCGCCCAATTGAAAAAGTTCATAGGTAAATGAAACATCATTTCCATTCTTGCTTTTATCCGTGGAAACATCACCTTCCTCTACCACCTTTACGTAAACACCACTCTCTTTCATTGCAAAACCCTCTAGTTCATTTTCAGCAATATAAGCATTGATCATATCATCCTCCATTGCATCTACTTCTTGCTTAGGATAAATTTTAACGAAAGTAACCTTAATGACCATATTGGTATGGGCTTGGAATAATTGACCATAACCAAAGTCCCCAAAAGCATTATAGGATGGCACATAAAGAGTCAAGGTTTCCCCAACATTGGACAAGCCTACTGCCAAATTAATGGCAAGCGGTGCCAATGTTTGTCTTTCGATATCATATTGAAAAAGAATAGGATCTCCATCTTCCTCTGTATGTGCCCCTATAAAAGAACCATCCAAGCTTTCCATTTCATAATAGATACCTATAATATCTCCATCGTTGAGCCTAGCACCATCCTCGTTCTCCACATCTTTTTTATAGTAATAGCCTGCTGTGGTCTCTGTAGCCTCAATACCATTCGCAGCAATGTATTCTGAAAGAATTAGATCGTCTCTCTTCTTATTTTTTTCAAATTCTGTCTCTTTCTCTTGCAAGCAAGAAAACATCATTGCACTCATCACGAGAACTGAAGCAGTAGTTAAAAATCTTTTCATTGTTGGTTAGTTTAATTTATTTTTTGAATTGAAAATTCATTCTCAGGTTCACTCCACCTATGGAAAACTGCTGATTGGTGAAAGTCAAACTTCCCAATGGAAGTTTATAGAACGGTTCAATAGAAAGAAAGGTACCATTCGTTAAATTATATTCATACCCAAAGGACAGATTAAGCATTTTGCCCAAATCCACATTTGAATCACCAGAGATTGGACTGTAATTTTCCGTGTACTCTTGCACCGTACTGGCAAACTGAAGATCGCCAACGGCATTGCTGGTGAATTTGGAGTCAACTGAAAATGTCTCTCGCCCTTTCTGGTCCAGATATACCATACTGGAAAGCCCGGTGATGAGGTACATATTAGTATTCTTTTTGTCCAATACCTTATACTTCAAATTAATGGGAATATCCAAACCTGAATAGCTCAGTGTATATTCTGACCCTATATAGTTATTGGTAAAAGAATTGGCATCTGCAGCCATAGAGGCTCTCATCGTCATAGCTTCAGGAAGCTCAGCACTGCTATTGGCCTCTATACTTTGACGAGCATAAGTCACCCCGACATCAATTTTGAGCTTATCATTTAAGGAAAATTCAGAAATAATTCCCCCACCAAACTGCATACCTGATATTTGGTTGGAAGCCGATTGTGGTCCTCCTATAACCCCCAATCTAAATAGATTTTGATCCTTATCCTGTTTAATTATTGTCTCAGCATTAGACTTCTCCTCTTCCTCTCCATTTTTCCATTGCTCTACCCAAGCCTGTGCCTTTTCCTCCTCCATCTCGTCTGAAGGAGCGGTACTGGTTATTGCCAACATCGCATTGGCATCCGAAACAGCATATCCAGGAGTCAGGCCATTTTTTGGAAAATCAAATTTGTCAGAGAATAAGTCAGAAGAAATGATGTTATCCCTATTATTTTTGCTAACATTCTGCACTTCTTGATAGATTGTTCTATCTGCATTGCTAGAAACCGATTCCGAAAGCTTACTTTCAGAACTTGATGGCTTAGTTGATGATAAAGAAGGCTGCTTAGACTCTATATCTAAAACCGATTCATCATCCATCTCAGTAGGAACTTCATCTATATTTCTTGGGGCTAAGCCCTGCACAATAGCAGGTTCCTCCCTTAACGCTGTCATACCTTCATCGATTTCCTTCTGAAAAGGCAAGAAGAAGAAAAGCAACAACAAAGAAGCTGCAATTCCTGACACCCAAAAAGGCCAATAAGCTATTCGTCTGCCTTTCTTAGGATTATTAAAGTAGGCATGAGAAAATTTTTCCCACTCTCGTGGGTCAAAGGCCTCCTCATCATCTTGGAAGGAGTTCCTTATCTTCTCCACAAGTCGCTTATCGAATTGCTCCTTCATCTTTTATTTTATTTAACTCAATTATCTTATTTCTCAATCTTTGTTTTGCCCTAGCCAAATAGGTCCTACTTGTACTCGCCGGAATATCAAGCGTATCACCAATCTCATTATGGGAATAGCCCTCTATTTCGTACATATTAAATATCACCCTCATCACTTCGGGTAATTCCCGTAATGCCATTAATATGTCCTCCCTCGACAATTCATCGATGATATTGGGATCGTAGCTTTCTGCACTGGCCTTTTCAATGTCCATTGCAGCATAATGCTTCAGATTTTTCCGGTAACTATCTATGGCCGTATTAATGACGATTCTTCTAAACCAAGCTTTGAATGAACTGGTATCAGAATATTGGTCCAACCGGTCAAAAGCCTTCATAAAACTATCATTGACAATTTCACAAGCCTCCTCCCTGGAATTCGAATACCTCAAACCTATACTCATAGCATAGCCATAGAAATGCTTATAGAGCGTTTCCAAAGCTTTGGGTCTA is from Echinicola marina and encodes:
- a CDS encoding outer membrane beta-barrel protein, which produces MKEQFDKRLVEKIRNSFQDDEEAFDPREWEKFSHAYFNNPKKGRRIAYWPFWVSGIAASLLLLFFFLPFQKEIDEGMTALREEPAIVQGLAPRNIDEVPTEMDDESVLDIESKQPSLSSTKPSSSESKLSESVSSNADRTIYQEVQNVSKNNRDNIISSDLFSDKFDFPKNGLTPGYAVSDANAMLAITSTAPSDEMEEEKAQAWVEQWKNGEEEEKSNAETIIKQDKDQNLFRLGVIGGPQSASNQISGMQFGGGIISEFSLNDKLKIDVGVTYARQSIEANSSAELPEAMTMRASMAADANSFTNNYIGSEYTLSYSGLDIPINLKYKVLDKKNTNMYLITGLSSMVYLDQKGRETFSVDSKFTSNAVGDLQFASTVQEYTENYSPISGDSNVDLGKMLNLSFGYEYNLTNGTFLSIEPFYKLPLGSLTFTNQQFSIGGVNLRMNFQFKK
- a CDS encoding RNA polymerase sigma factor, which encodes MDQQLIEEAKLGRPKALETLYKHFYGYAMSIGLRYSNSREEACEIVNDSFMKAFDRLDQYSDTSSFKAWFRRIVINTAIDSYRKNLKHYAAMDIEKASAESYDPNIIDELSREDILMALRELPEVMRVIFNMYEIEGYSHNEIGDTLDIPASTSRTYLARAKQRLRNKIIELNKIKDEGAIR